A segment of the Candoia aspera isolate rCanAsp1 chromosome 8, rCanAsp1.hap2, whole genome shotgun sequence genome:
ttttttttcaggaaacatTAAACCaactcattttgtttttaaactgtgagGTTAACTCATTATGAACACAATTCACATTAGATATTTCAACTACTCCCCATCTATACAGAATTAACATCAGATCTCATAAACAGATGTTTTGAAAACTGTTTATCACTGAAGATTGCCAGTCCATGTTTCTATTATACTTCTAATATATATTATACTTCTATTATACTGAACTatgcttcaaatatttttttattccttccCCAGAAATCTGGCAATTCTAAATTTTAGCAATCCATGAAGTTATTTATCTCAATAATGCTGGTTAATACAAAATAATTTACTTAGATTAGTATTCCCTACCTTGTATCACAGTCCACATTTACAGTAATTACACAACTGATTTCCTTCAGGTTAATATCTGCACCTTACCTGCAAATATAGCTTATTGTCTTTTGTAATAGCATCCATAAGTTCTTTCTGTAGAGGAGGATCTCCATTGATCCAGAGCCCACTGGCTGATTTAGCACTGATAGCACCAGCACTATTCTGTTTTTTGTAAAACAGCACATAAGCAGTATCTTTGGGGAATCTGCTTGTAATTTTCTGGACTGACTGAAATGAGGTAAACGTCACTCTGCTGTCATTAAATAGAAACCATTCCTTTGACACTTCATTTTCATCCAGATCCTTTCCAGTAGCTGCAGTGGGAATCTCTCCGGCCATTAAATTGCTTTGAGGATAAGTTAAAGCCAGGCTTTGGGACTGATCAAAAGATCCTAGTGAAGACCCTGAATTAGCAACATTTCTTGCATAAGAATAATAATGCCCACTTTCAGAAGATATGCCAGAGTGAACAACTACAGAACTTAATACATAAGGAATGAGTTGAGGGCAACCTACTTCTTCAGCACCAGAAGGCTTAAGTTTTTTAGCTAGATTCTCCCCTGTGTCAGAAAACTCAACACTCATAGACCAAATGCCTGACAATGTACTCAAGGAAGAGAGAGCTCTATTGACAGGTAATTCTAGAACAAGTGGAAGAGACACATTGTCTAGGATTTTGCGCCTAATATGACACTTGGGATCATATGAAAATCTCAAAAGAGTAAGAATGAGGTATTCTGGCTCCTCTACAATCTGCattattttttctgcattttgtaaGGAAGCACATTTTTCACAAAAGTATTTGTTATCCCCTTTAAGAACTTCAGGTGCCAAAAAATAATTTAGCAAATCAGTAACTGAAGGAGTAACTTCACTAATGTGTTTCTGCAAGTTATCCCCAACTTCAGCTTTACAGATAAAAGGATCAGTAGCATTTTCAGAGTTTGAGTCAATGGGGGGATCTTTCAATGTCCCATCATTTGTGACCATCTCACAGGAATCACCAACTGTTAGAGCACCAGATGCCATCTCTGTTGCAGGGCTCAATGCCCTACCACTGACTTGTTCCATGGAGTCATCTTTCTCTTCAGATGAATGTTCTACAGTTGGTGGaccaacatttttaaagaatactgGAGGACAAAAAGCAAGTGAAAGGTCTGTGAAGGCTTCTTCTTTATGAGAAGTACTTTTGCAATTTAAACAGCATATGCTTGTTTGCAGTTTCCCTCGAAACATTTTTTCTATCAAGGTTCTCTCCTCTTTCATTGTACAAGACTGCTTGATAAACAGTTGAGACTTGTTGGACACCTCTTGGACCAGGGAATCTTCATTCATATCCTCAGGAAGCTTTGATGAAGACAGAACTTTCAAGGTTCTCTCTTCTTCATGTAGCCTTAGAAGGAAAATAATTCTATTCAAATTATATTGCTCTCCACAAATTTATCTGCTATTTGATACATTGCTATGTTCCCGTATGGTTATACACACATCCAGTTATTTACTAGGACAAGATTAGAGTGGAATGAAAGGCTCTGAA
Coding sequences within it:
- the USP38 gene encoding ubiquitin carboxyl-terminal hydrolase 38 isoform X2, with product MKSVHPEFILYPRNLKRMIDWLSWPLAQHVETWVIALLKGLAAVQKFTILIDVTLLKIELVFNRLWFPLVRPGALAVLSHMLLSFQHSPEAFHLIVPHVVKLVISIKSNGLPTSTAFLGQLSELIHCMMYHYSGFPELYEPILEAIKELPKPSEEKIKMILNQSAWTSQSSSLQSCLSRFSGKSETGKTGLINLGNTCYMNSVIQALFMATDFRRHVLSLNLNGCNSLMRKLQHLFAFLAHTQRDAYAPRLFFEASRPPWFTSRSQQDCSEYLRFLLDRLHEEERTLKVLSSSKLPEDMNEDSLVQEVSNKSQLFIKQSCTMKEERTLIEKMFRGKLQTSICCLNCKSTSHKEEAFTDLSLAFCPPVFFKNVGPPTVEHSSEEKDDSMEQVSGRALSPATEMASGALTVGDSCEMVTNDGTLKDPPIDSNSENATDPFICKAEVGDNLQKHISEVTPSVTDLLNYFLAPEVLKGDNKYFCEKCASLQNAEKIMQIVEEPEYLILTLLRFSYDPKCHIRRKILDNVSLPLVLELPVNRALSSLSTLSGIWSMSVEFSDTGENLAKKLKPSGAEEVGCPQLIPYVLSSVVVHSGISSESGHYYSYARNVANSGSSLGSFDQSQSLALTYPQSNLMAGEIPTAATGKDLDENEVSKEWFLFNDSRVTFTSFQSVQKITSRFPKDTAYVLFYKKQNSAGAISAKSASGLWINGDPPLQKELMDAITKDNKLYLQEQELSARTQALEAAAASCSFRPNGFDDNDPPGSCGPTGGGGGGGFSTVGRLVF